The DNA region GCATGATTTATCTATTATTGATTATCTAGTTGGGCTAGATATTAAGAGGGTTTCTGCTTTTACTAAAAAATATGGAAGCTTTCCTAATAGTGCTTTTGGTGATGTAAATATTGAACTGCAAAATGGAATATTGATTGGATTAAATGTATCTTGGCTTAGTCCTATTAAGATTCGTGAAATGATTATTGGTGGGACAAAGCTAACTGCACTTTATGATGATACTAAGCAAGATAAGATTAAGCTTTATAATGCTGGTGTTGTGCTTAATGAGGAATTTGGAAAAGCAAAGCTTTATGAAAAAATGGTGCAATACAAATATGGAGAAGAAGAAATCCCTAAAATTTCTAATAAAATGTCATTAGATAATTCTGTTAAGTTTTTTTATGATTCTATTGTTTCAAAAAAGATTCCAATGGAGAATCATAGAGGAATCATATCGGTTATTAAAACTTTAGAATTAATTTCAAAGATAGGATGAAGAATGGTTGTGAAATTTTTAGATTTGCATAAGCAGTATTTGGGGATTAAAGAGGAAGTTGATAAAGCAATCTTTGAAGTGATAGAAAAAAGTGCTTTTATTGGAGGAGATGCGGTTGAATCTTTTGAAGAAGAGTTTTCAGAATTTATTGGAGGCGGAGTTAAGACACTTGGAGTTGGTAATGGAAGTGATGCTTTAGAAATTGCAATTGAAGCTTTGAATCTTCCAAAGGATAGTGAAGTGCTAGTTCCTGCAAATACCTTTGCAGCAAGTGCAGAAGCAGTGGTAAGAAATGGATTAAAAATCGTTTTTGTAGATTGTGGGGCGGATTATACTTTAGATATTGAGGATTTAAAGAGTAAGATTACACCAAAAACTAGTGCGATTATGGCGGTGCATTTGTATGGGCAAAGTGCAAGAATGAAAGAGATTTTGGAGTTAGCCAAAAAGCATTCTTTAAGAGTGATTGAAGATTGTGCACAAGCTCATGGGGCGAGATATAATGGGCAATGTGTCGGAAGTTTGGGTGATATTGCAGCTTTTAGTTTTTATCCTGGCAAGAATCTTGGGGCTTATGGTGATGGCGGAGCGATTGTAAGTAGAGATGAAGTGCTAATTAAAAAGTGTAAATGTATCGCACACCATGGAGGATTAAGAAAATATGAACATGAGATTGTTGGTAGGAATTCTAGGCTTGATGGGATTCAAGCGGTAATTTTAAGAGTGAAGTTGAAACATTTGGATTCTTGGAATAAAAGGCGTAGAGAAATTGCAAAGCTTTATATGGATGGATTAAGCGGGATTGTGGAGCTTCCTGAAGTTAGGAAAGAATGTGAATGTGTGTGGCATTTGTTTGTTATCCGCACTCAAAAACGAAATGAATTGTCACAAAAGCTAAACCAAATGGGAATTGAAACAGGATTGCATTACCCTATTTGTTTGCCTAATACTCAAGCATTTTCAAATCAGCCTTATGTAGTGGAATCAAAAACTCCTAAGGCTAAGGCTTGGGAGAGCGAGATTCTTTCACTTCCTATGGGAGAGCATTTGAGTAATGTGGAAGTAGAGAGTGTGATAAAGGCAATCAATGAAACAATTGGTTAAAGATGGCAAAGGGCTTGTGATATGGCTTTGTGGTTTATGAGAACAAAAGTCAAAGCAATATATTTTTAGTGGTAGGTAGGCTACATTTTCTGTAATGAGGCAATTTAATATTGTTACAGTGTGGCTTTATGAGGTGTAATTTAAAATTAAAATAATTGGAAGTATAATGCAAGCTAATAATTTAAGGAGTAAGATATGTCACAAATGTTAAGTGAATCGACTTCTGCAGGGCGAGTTGTTAATAGCTTTAAGAAAGATATTAATGAAGTTTTTGTAAAAAAATATGGGCAAAAATGGTTAGATTATCGAAAACATTGGGCTGATGCTTCTAAACACATACTAGCAGATTTTCCGCTTTTTGTTCGTTTTGAAAATCAATTTAAATGCAATGCAAGGTGTACGATGTGCGTGCATGGTCATGCTGATTTGCGTGCAGATTATGGATACGAAGGTTATTTGCCTTTTGATACTTTTAAGCGTTTGGTGGATGAATGCGATGAGCATGGTTGTCCTTCTGTTGGTGTATCTCAAACTAATGAGCCTTTGCTTGATCCAGATATCGTAGAGAGACTGCAATATGTTAGCTTTAAATCAAGTATCATGGATATTCATTTTAATACTAATGCTTCTTTGCTAACTGAAGAAATGAGCAAGAAGTTGTTAGATACCAATATTACGCGTATGAATTTTAGTGTTGATGCAACAACTGAAGAAACTTATAATAAAATTAGGATAGGCTTAAATTTTAATAAAGTTTTAAAAAATATTGAAACTTTTTTAGAGCTTCGCTCAAAAATGGGGAAAGAGTTGCCTATAGTAAGAGTAAGTTTTTTATTACAAGAAAAAAACAAACATGAATTGGAAGCTTTTAAGCAATATTGGGTTGATAAAGTGGATTATGTTTCTATTCAACGTTATGTTCCAATTTCTCCTTTTGATGATGAAAGAAGTTATGCTATTTCAGATTCTCCTATTGAAGGAAAACAAAGCTGTTCTTATCCTTTTGAGTCATTATTTATCCATGGAGATGGTTTGGTAGTTCCTTGTGCCTCTCATAGAGCTAAGCATATTGCCGTAGGAAATATTAACAATGACACTATTTATAATATTTGGCATTCACAAGGTATGAAGGAATTAAGAGAGGCTCATATGAGTGGAGATCTAAGTTGTACAAAATTATGTGATACCTGTTTGTTTAAAGGTTAGAGATTATGAAAAAAATAGTTTATGTGCCAATGGCGGCAGATATAATTCATCCCGGTCATTTAAATATCATCAAGCAAGCTTCGCAATTGGGTTATGTTATAGTGGGGTTATTTTCTGATAAGGCTATTGCAAGTTACAAACGCGTTCCTTTAATGAATTATGAGCAACGAAAAATAATTGTTGAAAGTTTAAAAGGTGTTGATGAAGTTGTTGTTCAAGAAGAAAAAGAATATGATGCAAATCTTTTGAAATATAAACCTGATTTTATGGTGCATGGTAGTGATTGGAATAATGGGCCTCTAAGCAAACCAAGGGAAAGGGCAATAGAGCTTATGAGTCGCTGGGGAGGGAAGATTGTAGAACCAGAATATACCAAGGATATTTCCTCTTCTAAATTAAATCAAGCAATTAAACAACGAGGTATATTACCCCATGAGAGACTTGGTTTGCTAAAAAGAGCTTTAGCTGCAAAAACAATGATTAAAGGGATTGAATCCCATAGTGGGTTAAGTGCTATGATCATTGAAAATGCAAGTGCAAAAGATATTGAAGGAAATAATCAAAGTTTTGATTTTTTGTGGATTAGCTCTTTGACAGATTCAACGCTAAAGGGAAAACCAGATAATGAGTTTGTAGATTTAACTTCGAGAATTGTTACGGTTAATGATATTTTGGAAGCTTCTACAAAACCGATTATTTATGATGGAGATACGGGTTCTCAAATTCCTCATTTTGAGTTAATGGTAAAACGTTTGGAAAGATTGGGCGTAAGTGCGGTTGTGATTGAAGATAAAATTGGATTAAAGAAGAACTCTTTGTGTGAAGGTGAAAGTGTTCAACATTTTCAAGATACAATTGAACACTTTTGTGCAAAAATAAAGGCTGGCAAGCAAGCACAGTTGTCAGATAATTTTATGATTATTGCTAGAATTGAAAGTTTAATTTTAAATGTTGGCATTGAGGATGCAATGAATAGGGCTCAAGCTTATATTGAGGCAGGAGCAGATGGAATTATGATACATTCAAGACAGAAAGATGGAAGGGAAATTTTAGAATTTTGTGAGAGATATAATGCATTAGAAAACCGCAAGCCTTTAATGGTTGTTCCTACAAATTATCCTAGCTTAAGTGAAGTGGAGTTGGAAAAAGCAGGAGTGAATATCATAGTTTATGCGAATCAATTGCTACGCGCCTCTTATAGTGCAATGTTAGAAACGGCGAATTTAATACTGAAACACAGAAGAGCTTTTGAAGCTGATAAGAAATATATTAAAGCTTTGGATTTGATTAATTTAATTAAAGGCAATTAATGTTGGATGCTTTGGAGTTTGCAAGGTTTTTAAAGGAGTATATTGGGATTTATGCTGGAGTTCCAGATAGTTCCCTAAAGTCTTTGAATTTGGCTTTGAGGGAAGTAATGGAGGATGATAATTTTTACACAACAGCAAATGAGGGGCAAGCAATTGCTTTTGCTGGTGCTTACCATTTGGCTACTTCAAAGGTCGGAGTAGTTTATATGCAGAATTCTGGACTTGGTAATGCTATTAATCCCCTGCTATCATTTGTGGATAAAAAAGTTTATCAAATACCCCTTATAATGCTAATTGGGATGCGTGGTGGAGAAAATGATGAGCCTCAACACAGAAAGCAAGGGTTTGTTACAAAAAGTATTTTAGAGGTGTGTGAGATTCCATATATTGTATTATCAAGAGATATGGAGAATGCCAAGAAGCAGTTTGTAGAAGTTTTTGACAATGTAAAGAGAAATTTATCTATCATTGCTATTTTAATTGAAAGAGATGCATTTAATCCTTTTCAATTAACGCATAAAATAAGAGAAAATAAATTCTCCTTGAAAAGAGAAAAAGCTATTTCTATTGTTCAAGATTACTTTTTGGAGGCTAAATTTATTGGCTCAACAGGCATGATTTCAAGAGAGCTTTATGATTTAAGAGAATATAAGAAAATGAGACATAGCAATGATTTTTTGGTTGTAGGTTCAATGGGGTTTGCTAGTTCAATTGCCTACATTTTATCAAAGTATTCATCCAATCAAATTGTTTGTTTAGATGGGGATGGTTCATTTCTGATGCATATGGGCTGTTTATCCAATTTTAAGGGTGTTGCTTTTGTGCATATTGTTTTGAATAATTTTGCACATGATAGTGTTGGTGGTCAAGAAACTAATGCTAATAACATTGATTTTTTGAAAATTGCAAAGGGATGTGGTTACCAAAAAGCTTATAAGGTGAGCACAGAAAAAGAATTAAAGGAATTATTGGCAAATATAAATTATTTAAGGGAGTTAATTTTTATAGAAATTGATGTTGCTAAAGGTGCAAGGAAAGATTTAGGGCGACCAAAAAACGTTATAAAACTAAAGGAAGAATTTTGCAGGGAATTTTAGTTTATATTACTGGATTGAGTGGTAGCGGAAAGAGTACATTGGCAAAGATGGTTGTAGAAAATCTGTTAAAGGAATTTGGGATACATGCTGTTCATTTAGATGGAGACTTGTTGCGTTCATGTATATCCAATAATAATTATACTTTGCAAGGGCGTTTAGAAATGGCAAGTTATTATGTTAAAGTAGCTAAATTATTAGTAGACCAAGGTTTTATTGTTGTCCTTTCTACGATTTCTATGTTTGAAGCAGTGAGAGCATTCAATAGGGAGAATTTTAAAAATTACTTAGAGGTGTTTTTAAATGTTTCTGAGAAGATTCGGATAAATAGAGATCCTAAAAATTTTTACAAAAACAACACTCAGAATATGGCGGGTTTGAATCAGGATGTAGAATTGCCCAAAAGAAGCCATTTAGTTTATACTGATAATTTTAATATCAATAATGCTTGCAGAGATATTATTGAGAAGCTTAAGGAGGTTAATGCAAAATTTGCTTTATAAAGTTGCTTTAATTACCATAGAAGCTGGTAAAATAGCCTTAAGATATTATGGTAAAGAGGAATTTTCTCTAAAAGAGGATTCATCTCCCATCACTCAAGCAGATTTAGAATCAAATGCTTATATTACACAAGCTTTGCAGAAGATTTCTTCCTATGCAGTTTGTTCTGAAGAGGCAGTTTTAGAATATGCAAAACGCAAAGATTTGGAGTATTATTGGCTTATTGATCCACTTGATGGAACAAAAGATTTTTTGGCAAAAAATGGAGGTTGGACTATCAATATTGCTTTAATCCGCAAAAATCATCCGATTCTAGGTGTGGTATATGCACCTTGTTTTGATGAATTATATATGGGATTGGAGGGTTTTGGGAGCTATGCGATAGAATCCCAAAAGCTAAAAAATGCAATGGAATCGCATTGTGTGGATGAGGTGTTTTTAGATTCAAACAAAATTCGCCTAAATGGAGAGAGAAATATAGCAGATAAGCAATTAGTGGCGTGTGA from Helicobacter colisuis includes:
- a CDS encoding DegT/DnrJ/EryC1/StrS family aminotransferase, with amino-acid sequence MVVKFLDLHKQYLGIKEEVDKAIFEVIEKSAFIGGDAVESFEEEFSEFIGGGVKTLGVGNGSDALEIAIEALNLPKDSEVLVPANTFAASAEAVVRNGLKIVFVDCGADYTLDIEDLKSKITPKTSAIMAVHLYGQSARMKEILELAKKHSLRVIEDCAQAHGARYNGQCVGSLGDIAAFSFYPGKNLGAYGDGGAIVSRDEVLIKKCKCIAHHGGLRKYEHEIVGRNSRLDGIQAVILRVKLKHLDSWNKRRREIAKLYMDGLSGIVELPEVRKECECVWHLFVIRTQKRNELSQKLNQMGIETGLHYPICLPNTQAFSNQPYVVESKTPKAKAWESEILSLPMGEHLSNVEVESVIKAINETIG
- a CDS encoding radical SAM/SPASM domain-containing protein; translated protein: MSQMLSESTSAGRVVNSFKKDINEVFVKKYGQKWLDYRKHWADASKHILADFPLFVRFENQFKCNARCTMCVHGHADLRADYGYEGYLPFDTFKRLVDECDEHGCPSVGVSQTNEPLLDPDIVERLQYVSFKSSIMDIHFNTNASLLTEEMSKKLLDTNITRMNFSVDATTEETYNKIRIGLNFNKVLKNIETFLELRSKMGKELPIVRVSFLLQEKNKHELEAFKQYWVDKVDYVSIQRYVPISPFDDERSYAISDSPIEGKQSCSYPFESLFIHGDGLVVPCASHRAKHIAVGNINNDTIYNIWHSQGMKELREAHMSGDLSCTKLCDTCLFKG
- the aepX gene encoding phosphoenolpyruvate mutase, with protein sequence MKKIVYVPMAADIIHPGHLNIIKQASQLGYVIVGLFSDKAIASYKRVPLMNYEQRKIIVESLKGVDEVVVQEEKEYDANLLKYKPDFMVHGSDWNNGPLSKPRERAIELMSRWGGKIVEPEYTKDISSSKLNQAIKQRGILPHERLGLLKRALAAKTMIKGIESHSGLSAMIIENASAKDIEGNNQSFDFLWISSLTDSTLKGKPDNEFVDLTSRIVTVNDILEASTKPIIYDGDTGSQIPHFELMVKRLERLGVSAVVIEDKIGLKKNSLCEGESVQHFQDTIEHFCAKIKAGKQAQLSDNFMIIARIESLILNVGIEDAMNRAQAYIEAGADGIMIHSRQKDGREILEFCERYNALENRKPLMVVPTNYPSLSEVELEKAGVNIIVYANQLLRASYSAMLETANLILKHRRAFEADKKYIKALDLINLIKGN
- the aepY gene encoding phosphonopyruvate decarboxylase: MLDALEFARFLKEYIGIYAGVPDSSLKSLNLALREVMEDDNFYTTANEGQAIAFAGAYHLATSKVGVVYMQNSGLGNAINPLLSFVDKKVYQIPLIMLIGMRGGENDEPQHRKQGFVTKSILEVCEIPYIVLSRDMENAKKQFVEVFDNVKRNLSIIAILIERDAFNPFQLTHKIRENKFSLKREKAISIVQDYFLEAKFIGSTGMISRELYDLREYKKMRHSNDFLVVGSMGFASSIAYILSKYSSNQIVCLDGDGSFLMHMGCLSNFKGVAFVHIVLNNFAHDSVGGQETNANNIDFLKIAKGCGYQKAYKVSTEKELKELLANINYLRELIFIEIDVAKGARKDLGRPKNVIKLKEEFCREF
- a CDS encoding adenylyl-sulfate kinase, with amino-acid sequence MQGILVYITGLSGSGKSTLAKMVVENLLKEFGIHAVHLDGDLLRSCISNNNYTLQGRLEMASYYVKVAKLLVDQGFIVVLSTISMFEAVRAFNRENFKNYLEVFLNVSEKIRINRDPKNFYKNNTQNMAGLNQDVELPKRSHLVYTDNFNINNACRDIIEKLKEVNAKFAL
- a CDS encoding 3'(2'),5'-bisphosphate nucleotidase CysQ family protein → MQNLLYKVALITIEAGKIALRYYGKEEFSLKEDSSPITQADLESNAYITQALQKISSYAVCSEEAVLEYAKRKDLEYYWLIDPLDGTKDFLAKNGGWTINIALIRKNHPILGVVYAPCFDELYMGLEGFGSYAIESQKLKNAMESHCVDEVFLDSNKIRLNGERNIADKQLVACDSIFHSTESTQEFLKKYHLKVQKYGSSLKVCALARGEADLYPRFNGTSEWDMAACDIVLREAGGVILDCMTKKPLLYNKESFRNNHFIAFSKSQIGGQIYRDLLAQE